GGCTTCTGGTGGTCGCCGGACTCGGACCGGCTGCTGGTGGCGAGGGTGGACGACGGGCCCGTGCGGCGGTGGTGGATCGCGGACCCGGCGCATCCGGACCGGGAGCCGCAGCGGGTGGCGTACCCGGTGGCGGGCACGGACAACGCGCAGGTGCGGCTGTTCCTGGCCGGGGTGGACGGCGGGGAGCGGACGGAGGTCGTGTGGGACCGGGAGCGGTTCCCGTACCTGGCGCGGGTGCACTGGTCGTCGGCGGGTGCGCCGCTGCTGCTGGTGCAGGCCCGCGACCAGCGCACTCAGCGGTACCTGGCCGTCGATGTGACGTCCGGTGAGACCCGTGTGGTGCGGGCGGAGGAGGACGGGCGGTGGCTGGAACTGATCCCGGGTGCGCCGGCGTGGGCGGCGGACGGGCGGCTCGTGCGCGTCGCGGACGAGGACGGGGCGCGCGTCATGGCGATGGGTGACCGCCCGCTCACGGACGGGGCGTTGCACATTCGGGGCGTACTGGACGTAGGGGACGGGGACGTACTGGTCTCGGCCTCGGCGGGTGAGTCGGCGGCCGACGCGGAGATTGGCGAAATCCATGTGTACCGGGTGGGCGAGCGGGGCGTGGAGCGGATCTCCGTGGGGCCCGGCGTGCACACGGCGGTGCGCGGCGGGCCGGTGACCGTGCTGGCGTCGGCGGTACCGGACGTGCCGGGGCAGCGGGTGCGGGTGCTGCGGGACGGGAAGCGGATCGCGGAGGTCGCGTCGTACGCCGAGACGCCGGTGCACTCGCCGCGCGTCGCGCTCACCCTGTCGGGGCCGCGGAGGGTGCCGTGCGCGGTGCTGCTGCCGCGCGCGTACGAGGAGGGGGACGGACCGCTGCCGGTGCTGATGGACCCGTACGGCGGCCCGCACGGGCAGCGGGTGGTGGCCGCGCACGACCCGTACCTGACGTCCCAGTGGTTCGCCGACCAGGGGTTCGCGGTCGTCGTCGTGGACGGACGCGGCACGCCGGGCCGGTCGCCCGCCTGGGAGAAGGCGTTCACCGATGGGCCCGCTCCGGCGCTGGACGACCAGGTGGAGGCCCTGCGGGAGCTGGCCGGGCGGTTCCCGCTGGACCTGGGGCGGGTGGCGATCCGGGGCTGGTCGTTCGGCGGCTGGCTGGCCGGGTTCGCGGTGCTGCGGCGCCCGGACGTGTTCCACGCCGCGGTGGTGGGCGCCCCGGTGACGGACCAGCGGCTGTACGACACGCACTGGGCGGAGCGGTACTTCGGGGGGCGCCCCCAGGATGTGCCCGAGGCGTACCGGGCGAGCTCGCTCGTGTGGGACGACGGGCTGGTGGACGCGGCCGGACCGGCCAGGCCCATGATGCTCGTCCATGGCCTGGCGGACGACAACGTGGTCGCGGCGCACACCCTCCGGCTGTCGTCGGCGCTGCTGGCGGCGGGCCGCCCCCATGAGGTGCTGCCGCTGACCGGCGCGACGCACATGCCCACGCAGGAGGCGGTCATGGCGAACCTGCTGACGCTCCAGCTGGACTTCCTGAAGCGGTCGTTGGGCCTGGAGTGACCCCCGCGGGACCTGAGCGGTCACCGAGTGCGGGGTGCCCCCGGGACCTGAGCGGTCACCGGTGCGGGGCGGGAGCGACCGGCCGGGGCCACATGGCACGCCCCGGCCGGTCCACGGCACCCGCACGGCCGTACGGCATCCAGGGTGGCGTGTCCGTATATCGGGACGGGGTCGGCCCGGTGTCCCGCGTGTTACACGCCCGGTGCCCCTCCCGTCACCCGGCCCCCGCCCGATCGCCCCGCGTCACACCGCCGTCGCCCCGCTCGGGGGCGGCGGCTGCTCCCCCGGTACGACGTGGATCTCCTCCGCGAAGTGGCACGCCGAGTCGTGCCGCGCCGGGCTGCCGGCGTCCCGGAACGCCTCCGGGACGGCGAGCAGGGGCACCTCGAGGGCGCACCGCTCGCGCGCCTTCCAGCAGCGGGTGCGGAACCGGCAGCCGGACGGCGGGTTGGCGGGGGACGGCACGTCGCCGGAGAGGAGGATGCGCTCGCGGTGCTCCCGCGCCTCGGGGTCCGGTACGGGCACGGCGGACAGCAGGGCCTGGGTGTACGGGTGGGTGGGGTGGTCGTAGATCTCCGTGTCGGTGCCGGTCTCCACGATCCGGCCGAGGTACATGACGCCGATCCGGTCGGAGATGTGCCGCACGATCGACAGGTCGTGCGCGATGAACACGTACGACAGGCCGAACTCGTCCTGGAGCCGCTCCAGCAGGTTGACGACCTGCGCCTGGACGGACACGTCGAGAGCGGAGACGGGTTCGTCGGCCACGATGACGCGCGGCTGTAGGGCGAGGCCCCGGGCGATGCCGATGCGCTGGCGCTGGCCGCCGGAGAACTGGTGCGGGTAGCGGTTGATGTGCTCGGGGCTGAGGCCGACGACCTCCAGCAGCTCCCGCACCCGGCGGCGGCGGTCGCCCTTCGGCGCGACCTCGGGGTGGATCTCGTACGGCTCCCCGACGATGTCCCCGACCGTCATGCGCGGGTTGAGGGAGGTGTACGGGTCCTGGAAGACCATCTGGATGTCGCGCCGCACGGCCCTCAGGGCGCGCCCGGACAGGCGGGTGATGTCCTCGCCCTGGTAGCGGATGGCACCGGAGGTGGGCCGTTCCAGGTTGACCAGCATCTTCGCGACGGTGGACTTGCCGCAGCCGGACTCGCCGACGATGCCGAGCGTCTCGCCGGGGCGCAGGTCGAAGGAGACGCCGTCCACGGCCTTGACCGCGCCGACCTGCTTCTTGAACACGACGCCCCGGGTGAGCGGGTAGTGCTTGACGAGGTCCCGTACCACCAGGATCGGCTCAGCGGACGGCATCGACGGGCTCCTTGTGGAGGGTCTCGCGCCAGAAGTGGCAGGCGCTGCGCCGGTCGTCGGAGACCTCGTGGAGCGGGGGGACGTCGGTGCGGCACACGTCGCGGGCGCGGGGGCAGCGCGGGTGGAAGGGGCAGCCGGGCGGGATCGCCGTCAGGCTGGGCGGCAGACCCGAGATGGCGTACAGCTCCCGCCCCTTCTGGTCGAGGCGCGGGATGGAGTCGAGCAGGCCCTGCGTGTAGGGGTGGGCGGGCGCCTTGTACAGGTCGTGGACGGGGGCGGTCTCGACGATGCGGCCCGCGTACATCACGGCGATGCGGTCGGCGACGTCCGCGACGACGCCGAGGTCGTGGGTGATGAGGACGAGGCCCATCCGCAGCTCCCGCTGGAGCTCGGCGAGGAGCTCCATGACCTGCGCCTGGACGGTGACGTCGAGGGCGGTGGTGGGCTCGTCCGCGATGATCAGCTCGGGCTCCAGGGCCATCGCCATGGCGATCATGATGCGCTGGCGCATGCCGCCGCTGAACTGGTGGGGGTACTGGCCGACGCGTTCGCGGGCGGCGGGGATGCGGACGCGGTCCATCAGCTCGACGGCCCTGGCGCGGGCGTCCTTCTTCGACATGCCCCGGTGGACGGTGTACATCTCGGCGAGCTGGTCGCCGACGGTGAGGACCGGGTTCAGCGCGGACAGCGCGTCCTGGAAGATCATCGCCATCCGCGCGCCGCGCACCTTGCGCCGCTCGTCCTCCTTGAGGGTGAGCAGGTCGCGGCCCTGGAAGACGATCTGCCCGCCGGTGATGCGGCCGGGCGGCATGTCGAGAATGCCCATGACGGCCTGCGCGGTGACGGACTTGCCGGAGCCGGACTCCCCGAGGACGGCGAGGGTCTCGCCCTCGTCGACGGAGTAGGTGACGCCGTTGACCGCCTTGGCGACGCCTTCGCGGGTGCGGAACTCGACGTGGAGGTCGCGTACTTCGAGCAGCATGGCGGCGGCTCCTCAGCGCAGCTTGGGGTCGAGGGCGTCGCGTACGGCGTCGCCGAGCATGATGAACGCGAGGACGGTGATGCTCAGCGCGCTCGCGGGCCACAGCAGCATGTGGGGGGCGTTGCGGATCTGGGGGGCGGCGTTGGAGATGTCGATGCCCCAGGAGACGGTGGGCGGGCGCAGTCCGACGCCGAGGAACGACAGGGTGGCCTCCAGCGCGATGTAGGTGCCGAGCGCGATCGTCGCGACGACGATGACGGGCGCGACGGCGTTGGGCGCGACGTGCCGCAGCAGCAGCCGTCCGCTGCCCGCGCCGAGCGAGCGGGCGGCCTGGACGTAGTCGTGCTGTTTGGCGGTGATGACGGAGCCGCGGGCGATGCGGGCGATCTGCGGCCAGCCGAGCAGGACGATGAAGCCGACGACGGGCCACACGGTGGTGCTGGTGACGACGGACAGGAAGACCAGGCCGCCGAGGACGACGGGGATGCCGAAGAAGATGTCGGCGGTACGGGAGAGCAGGGCGTCGCTCCAGCCGCCGAAGAACCCGGCGAGCCCGCCGAGGAGGCTGCCGAGCAGGGCGGCGCCGAGGGTGGCGGCGATGCCGACGGTGATCGAGGCGCGCGCCCCGTGGACGGTGCGGGCGTACACGTCGCAGCCCTGCGTGTCGTACCCGAAGGGGTGGCCCGGCTCGGAGCCCTCCTGGGACTTGGCGAGGTCGCAGTGGAGGGGGTCGGCGCTGGTGAGGATCTGCGGCCAGATCGCGATGAGCACCAGGAAGGCGATGAGCAGCGACGACACCAGGAAGACGGGGTTGCGGCGCAGCTGGTGCCAGGCGTCGGTCCACAGGCTGCGGGGCCTGCCGCCGGGGCCCGGCGGGGTGCCCTCCTCGCCGGTCGGTTCGGTCTCGGGCCTGTCGAGGGTCTCGGCTTCGCTCATGGCCAGGTCCATGGCGCCGCCGGCGCCGGTCGGGGCGATCGCCTCGCGCGGGTTCTCGTACGGGCTCCTCTCGTAGGGGTCCCGGTCGCCGGGGCCCTTCTCGTACGGGCCCTCGTCGTACCGGCCCCGGTCGCGGTGGCCCTTCCCGTACGGGCCGCCCTCGTAGGGGTCAGGCATAGCGGATCCTCGGGTCCAGGACCGCGTAGAGCAGGTCCACCAGCAGGTTCGCCACCAGGAAGACGATCACCAGGATGGTCACGAAGCCGACGACGGTGGGCGAGTTGTTGCGGAGGATGCCCTGGTAGAGCTGGTAGCCGACGCCGTGGATGTTGAAGATCCGCTCGGTGACGATGGCGCCGCCCATCAGGGCGCCCACGTCGGCGCCGATGAAGGTGACGACCGGGATCAGGGAGTTGCGCAGCAGGTGCCGGGTGATGACGCGGCGGCGCGGGAGACCCTTGGCGATGGCGGTGCGCACGTAGTCGGCGCGGGTGTTCTCGGCGATGGAGGTGCGGCTGAGCCGGGTGACGTAGGCGAGGGAGACGAGGGCGAGGACGACGCCGGGGAGGATCAGCTCGTCGAAGCGGGCCTCGGAGGAGACCGACGGGCTGATCCACCCCCACTTCACGCCGAGGAGGAACTGCAGGAGGTAGCCGGAGACGAAGGTGGGGACGGAGATGACGACGAGGGTGAGGATCAGCAGGCCCGTGTCGAGGGGGCGGCCGCGCTTGAGGCCGCTGATCACACCGAGGGTGATGCCGACGACGATCTCGATGGCGATGGCGACGATCGTGAGCCGCAGCGTCACGGGGAAGGCGGAGGCCATCAGTTCGGTGACCCGCTGGCCGTTGAAGGCGGTGCCGAAGTCGCCCTGGAAGATCGCCCCCATGTAGAGCAGGTACTGCTTCCACAGCGGTTCGTCGAGGTGGAGGTCCTCGCGGATGCGGGCCACCGTGGCGGGGTCGGGCGCCTTGTCGCCGAACAGGGCCGCGACGGGGTCGCCGAGCGCGTACACCATGAGGAAGATCAACAGGGTGGTCCCGATGAACACGGGGATCATCTGCAGCAGCCGCCGGATGACGTAACGCCCCATGTGGCCTCCTCCGGGGTTGCGGTTGGCGGCTCAGCCGACCTTGATCTGGTCGTACACGGGGACGCTGAACTGGTTGAGCTTCACGTCGGAGAGCCGCTCGGTGTAGCCCGCGCTGCCGCTCTGGTACCAGAGGGGGATGGCGGGCATCTGGGCGGCGAGGATCTTCTCGGCGTCCTGGAAGTGCTTGATGGCGGCGGCCTGGTCGGACTCGGCGTTGGCGCGGTCGACGAGGGCGTCGAAGCGCTGGTTGGTGAACTTGCCGTGGTTGGCGGAGGCACCGGTGTAGTAGAGGGGCTCCAGGAAGTTCTGGATGAGCGGGTAGTCGGCCTGCCAGCCGGAGCGGAAGGGGCCGGCCATGCGGAAGCCGGTGACCTGGTTGCGGAAGTCCGCGAAGGTGCCGACCGGGTTGACGGTGCAGACGGGGCCCCGGCCGAGGACGTTGTTGATGCTGTTGCAGACGGCGTCCATCCACTGGCGGTGGGAGCCGGTGTCCACGTTGGACGTGAGGGTCATCCTGCCGCCGGGGAGCCCGCCGCCCTCGTTGATGAGCCGCTTCGCCTCGGCCGCGTCGTATGTGCAGGCGTCGCCGCACGTGTCCGCGTAGCCGCCCTTGTCGCCGAGCGCCGGGGAGGTCCAGTCCTTGGCGGGTGTGCGGGTGTTCTGGTAGATCTGCTTGGTGATCTGCTCGCGGTTGATCGCCTTGGAGATGCCGATGCGGACCTTCTCCATGCCGGGCCTGGACCACTCGGACCGGTAGAAGGGGAAGACCAGGGTCTGGATGAGGAGGGCGGGCTGGTTGATGTACCGGTCGCCGAGGTCGCTCTCCACGTTCTTGAGCTGCTGGGCGGGGATGTCGTCGACCAGGTCGAGGTTGCCGGAGATCAGGTCCTGGTAGGCCGTGTTGTTGTCGGTGTAGACCCGCAGGTCGACCCCTGCGTTCCGGGCCTTGTCGGGCCCCTTGTACCCGTCCCAGCGGCGCAGCCGCATCTCGCTGCCCTTGGTGTACGCGTCCACGGTGTACGGGCCGTTGCCCACGGGCTTGTTCAGCCACGCGGCGTGGTCGGTGAAGAACGCCTGGGGCAGCGGCATGAACGCGTTGTACCCGAGCGTGTCGGGCCAGGTGGAGAACTTGTCCTTCAGGGCGACGGTGAAGGTCCGCTCGTCCTTGACGACCAGGCCCCGCATGGTCTTGGCCTTGGCGGCGCCGGACTCGGGGTGTACGTCGTCGTAGCCGACGATGTCGGAGAAGAACGGCGCGTTGTTCTGCTTGTTGTCCACGTGGGCGGCGTAGTTCCAGGCGTCCACGAACGACTTGGCGGTGACCTTCTCGCCGTTGCTGAAGGTCCAGCCGGGTTTGAGGGTGATGGTGAAGTTCTGCGAGTCGGTCGTCTCGATCTTCTCGGCGACCATGTCCCGCGCCTCGCCCGTCTCGGGGTCGTACCGCTTGAGGCCGCGGAACACCATGTCGAGGACCTTGCCGCCCTGGACCTCGTTGGTGTTGGCCGGCTCCAGGGGGTTCTGGGGGTCGCCCCAGGAGGAGCTCAGGAGGCCGTCGCCACCGCCACTGTCGCCGCCTCCGCCGCCGCAGGCGGTCGCGGTCGCCGCGAGGACGACCACGATGGCGCAGGCGACCCGTCGGGTGGGGTGGCTGGCTCCGCGCATGGGTGCCTCCTGGTCTTTCGGGCCATGAGCAGGACTTAGGCCCAAATATCACTGCATACGGGATACCCCGCACTCCACACACCCCCAACGGTGTACGCCCGCCTCCCCCCGCACCACTCCCCCGCGCGGCACCCGCGGCCCGGCGGCGTGCCGGGAAACGCGAAGGCCCCCCGCCGGAGCGGGGGGCCTTGCGGGTGCTCGTCACGCCGTGGCGGCGCCGGTCACTCGGAGTCGGACTCCAGGGACGCCAGGGCGGGGTCCATGACGACTTCCTTGCCCGCCTTGATGGTGGGCTCCTCCGGGAAGTGGCACGCGGTCAGGTGACCCTCGGCGTTTCCGGAGAGCTGCACCAGCGGCGGCTCCTCCGTCGCGCACTTCTCCTGCGCCTTCCAGCAGCGGGTGCGGAACCGGCAGCCGGACGGCGGGTTGATCGGCGACGGCACGTCACCGGCGAGGCGGATGCGCTCGCGCTGCGGGCCGTCGACCGACGCCTCGGGCACCGCGGACAGCAGGGCGTGGGTGTACGGGTGGCGGGGCCGGTTGTACAGGGAGTCGCGGTCGGCGACCTCCATGACCTTGCCGAGGTACATCACCGCGACGCGCTGCGAGAAGTGCCGCACGACCGCCAGGTCGTGGGCGATGAAGAGAAAGGCGATGCCCATCTCGTCCTGGACCTTCTGCAGCAGGTTGACGACCTGCGCCTGGATCGACACGTCGAGCGCCGACACGGGCTCGTCCGCGACGATCAGCTTCGGCTGGAGGGCCAGGGCGCGGGCGACACCGATGCGCTGGCGCTGACCGCCGGAGAACTCGTGCGGGAAGCGGTTGTAGTGCTCCGGGTTCAGACCCACGGTCTCCAGCAGCTCGCGCACGCGGTTCTCGCGGCCGCCGGGCGGGTTGATCCCGTTGACCTCCATCGGGCTCTTGATGATCGTGCCGACGGTCTGGCGCGGGTTCAGCGACGAGTACGGGTCCTGGAAGATCATCTGGATCTCGGACCGGATCGGCGCCAGCTGCTTGCGCTTGGCGTGGGTGATGTCCTGGCCCGCGTACTCGATCGTGCCGCCCGTGGGCTCCAGCAGGCGGGTTATCAGACGGCCGGTCGTGGACTTGCCACAGCCGGACTCACCGACCAGGCCCAGCGACTCGCCGGGGTACATCGTGAGGTCCACGCCGTCCACCGCCTTGACGGCGCCGACCTTGCGCTTGAAGGGGAAGCCGCCGTAGATGGGGAAGTGCTTCTGCAGCCCTTCCACCTTCAGCAGCGGTTCTCCCTGCTGCTTCTTCGCTCCCTGCTGCTGCGGCAGAGTGACGTTCTCGCTCATGTCTCTGCGTCTCCCTAGCCCAGCCGGGGCTTGATCTGATCGATGAAGATGGACTGCTTCTGCTCACCCGTGAGGTGGCAGGCCGCGGCGCGGCCGTCCGCGAGCAGCGGTCGCTCGGTCGTGCAGAGCCCGCCGGGGACCTCGTCCACGAAACGGCAGCGCGGGTGGAAGCGGCAGCCGGCCGGCGGGTTCAGGAGGCTCGGCGGGGTGCCCGGGATCGGCACCAGCGGCTCGCTCGTGTCACCGCCGAGGCGCGGCATCGAGCTGAGCAGGCCCCAGGTGTAGGGGTGCTTCGGCTCGCTCAGCACCTCGCGCACGCTGCCGCGCTCCACGGCCCGGCCCGCGTACATGACCAGCAGGTCGTCCGCCATGTTGGCGATGACGCCCAGGTCGTGGGTGATGAAGATGATCGCGGAGCCGAACTCCTGCTGGAGGTCGCGCAGCAGGTCCAGGATCTGGGCCTGCACGGTCACGTCGAGCGCGGTGGTCGGCTCGTCGGCGATCAGCAGCTCGGGGTCGCACATCAGCGACATGGCGATCATGGCGCGCTGGCGCATACCGCCGGAGAACTGGTGCGGGTAGTCGTCGAACCGCGTCTTCGGCTGGGGGATGCCGACCTTGGTCAGCATCTCGATGGCGCGGTCCTTGGCCTCCTTCTTGGAGGCGCCGCGGTGCTTCATGAACGGCTCGGACAGCTGGCGGCCCACCGTGTAGTACGGGGAGAGCGCGGTCAGCGGGTCCTGGAAGATCATGGCGACCTTGTTGCCGCGGAGCTTCTCCATCTCCTTCTCGGAGGCGGTGGTGAGCTCCTGGCCGTCCAGGTTGATCTCGCCCTGGATGTCGGTCGTCTTGCGGTTGTGCAGGCCGAGGACCGTCAGGTTGGTCACGGACTTCCCGGAGCCCGACTCACCGACGATGCCCAGCGTCTTGCCGCGCTCGACGTCGAACGAGAGCCCGTCGACGGCCCGAACGACGCCGTCCTCGGTGGAGAAGGCCACGCGCAGGTCGCGGACCGAGAGGAAGGCCTGCGGCCCGGTCGGGGCCGGCTTGTCTTCGGTCTTGGTCTGTGTGGTCACGGTCGTTCTCCTAGGCGAGGCGCACGCGCGGGTCGATGTAGGCGTAGGCGAGGTCCACGATGACGTTCAGGATCAGGATGAAGAACGCACCGAACAGCATCACGCCCATCGTCAGCGGCAGGTCCTTGTTCACCGAGGCGTCGACCGCGAGACGGCCGATGCCGGCCAGGTCGAAGGTCTTCTCGGTGACCACGGCGCCGGCGAGCAGCGCGCTCAGGTCCATGCCGATGATCGTCACGATCGGCGTCAGGGAACCACGCCAGGCGTACCGGAAGAACACGTACTTCTGCGGCATGCCCTTGGCGCGCGCCGTGCGGACGTGCTCCTCCTGGAGCTGCTCGATCATGGTCGAGCGCGCCATACGCGTGTACTGGGCGGTGAAGATGGTCGCCATCACGGCCCAGGGGATCAGCAGGCCGGTGGCCCAGGCGAGCGGGTCCTCGGTGAACGGCGTGTAGCTCGGGTTCTCCATCCAGCCGGTGGAGTAGACCATGATGCCGAGCACGATGGCGCCGAGGAAGTAGATCTGGAACGAGCTGAGCACCATCGAGGCGCCACTGACGAACTTGTCCACCTTGGTGCCGCGCTTCCAGGCGGCGAGCATGCCGGAGCCGAGGCCGAGCACCAGGAAGATGATCAGGCCACCGATGGTGAGCGACAGCGTCAGCGGGAAGCGGTCCACGATGGAGTCCCACACGAAGTCGCCCGAGTCGAAGGACATGCCCAGGCACGGCGCCGCGCAGTGCCCTTGCGCGAAGTCACGGCCGGCCACGATGCCCATCATGAAGGTCCAGAACTGCGTGGTGATGGGCTGGTCGAGGCCGAGGTTCTCCCGGATGACGGCCAGGTTCTCCGGCGAGCAGTTCTTGCCACAGGAGAGGGCGGCGAAGTCCTGGGGGATTGTGTAGAACAGGAAGAACGTGAAGGCGCCGATCAAGAACATGATCACGACGGCGCCGGTCAACCTGCGGATGAGGAACTGAAGCATGGCGGGCAGCTGCTCTCTTCGGAAGCGGCGGGCGGTGAGGGGTGGGGCCCGCGAGGGTGCGCTCCGCCTGGCGCGCACCCCCGCGGGTCAGCCGATGTTCGGTGTTACGGCTGCTTCAGGTACAGGTCGTTGATGTTGATGTAGCTCGAGTTGGTGCTGTACCGGGCACCGCCGATGTTCGAGCCGAAGAGCTGCATCTGCTTCGAGTAGTAGACCG
This genomic window from Streptomyces thermolilacinus SPC6 contains:
- a CDS encoding ABC transporter ATP-binding protein, encoding MSENVTLPQQQGAKKQQGEPLLKVEGLQKHFPIYGGFPFKRKVGAVKAVDGVDLTMYPGESLGLVGESGCGKSTTGRLITRLLEPTGGTIEYAGQDITHAKRKQLAPIRSEIQMIFQDPYSSLNPRQTVGTIIKSPMEVNGINPPGGRENRVRELLETVGLNPEHYNRFPHEFSGGQRQRIGVARALALQPKLIVADEPVSALDVSIQAQVVNLLQKVQDEMGIAFLFIAHDLAVVRHFSQRVAVMYLGKVMEVADRDSLYNRPRHPYTHALLSAVPEASVDGPQRERIRLAGDVPSPINPPSGCRFRTRCWKAQEKCATEEPPLVQLSGNAEGHLTACHFPEEPTIKAGKEVVMDPALASLESDSE
- a CDS encoding ABC transporter permease; this encodes MLQFLIRRLTGAVVIMFLIGAFTFFLFYTIPQDFAALSCGKNCSPENLAVIRENLGLDQPITTQFWTFMMGIVAGRDFAQGHCAAPCLGMSFDSGDFVWDSIVDRFPLTLSLTIGGLIIFLVLGLGSGMLAAWKRGTKVDKFVSGASMVLSSFQIYFLGAIVLGIMVYSTGWMENPSYTPFTEDPLAWATGLLIPWAVMATIFTAQYTRMARSTMIEQLQEEHVRTARAKGMPQKYVFFRYAWRGSLTPIVTIIGMDLSALLAGAVVTEKTFDLAGIGRLAVDASVNKDLPLTMGVMLFGAFFILILNVIVDLAYAYIDPRVRLA
- a CDS encoding ABC transporter permease; translated protein: MDLAMSEAETLDRPETEPTGEEGTPPGPGGRPRSLWTDAWHQLRRNPVFLVSSLLIAFLVLIAIWPQILTSADPLHCDLAKSQEGSEPGHPFGYDTQGCDVYARTVHGARASITVGIAATLGAALLGSLLGGLAGFFGGWSDALLSRTADIFFGIPVVLGGLVFLSVVTSTTVWPVVGFIVLLGWPQIARIARGSVITAKQHDYVQAARSLGAGSGRLLLRHVAPNAVAPVIVVATIALGTYIALEATLSFLGVGLRPPTVSWGIDISNAAPQIRNAPHMLLWPASALSITVLAFIMLGDAVRDALDPKLR
- a CDS encoding prolyl oligopeptidase family serine peptidase; the encoded protein is MTSRQSNFPHQYARTRRFTLGAPRSFTVAPDGSRLVFLRSPSGTDPVNRLYVMDLDGDKPAPERVAADPAVLLGGAGEDLSPEERTRRERSREMGGGVVGYATDAAVELAAFALSGRLFVAELRAGTARELPARGPVVDPRPSPDGRLVAYVARGALRVVPVEGGEGRDRALAEPEGEDVAYGLAEHVAAESMARSRGFWWSPDSDRLLVARVDDGPVRRWWIADPAHPDREPQRVAYPVAGTDNAQVRLFLAGVDGGERTEVVWDRERFPYLARVHWSSAGAPLLLVQARDQRTQRYLAVDVTSGETRVVRAEEDGRWLELIPGAPAWAADGRLVRVADEDGARVMAMGDRPLTDGALHIRGVLDVGDGDVLVSASAGESAADAEIGEIHVYRVGERGVERISVGPGVHTAVRGGPVTVLASAVPDVPGQRVRVLRDGKRIAEVASYAETPVHSPRVALTLSGPRRVPCAVLLPRAYEEGDGPLPVLMDPYGGPHGQRVVAAHDPYLTSQWFADQGFAVVVVDGRGTPGRSPAWEKAFTDGPAPALDDQVEALRELAGRFPLDLGRVAIRGWSFGGWLAGFAVLRRPDVFHAAVVGAPVTDQRLYDTHWAERYFGGRPQDVPEAYRASSLVWDDGLVDAAGPARPMMLVHGLADDNVVAAHTLRLSSALLAAGRPHEVLPLTGATHMPTQEAVMANLLTLQLDFLKRSLGLE
- a CDS encoding ABC transporter ATP-binding protein, with protein sequence MPSAEPILVVRDLVKHYPLTRGVVFKKQVGAVKAVDGVSFDLRPGETLGIVGESGCGKSTVAKMLVNLERPTSGAIRYQGEDITRLSGRALRAVRRDIQMVFQDPYTSLNPRMTVGDIVGEPYEIHPEVAPKGDRRRRVRELLEVVGLSPEHINRYPHQFSGGQRQRIGIARGLALQPRVIVADEPVSALDVSVQAQVVNLLERLQDEFGLSYVFIAHDLSIVRHISDRIGVMYLGRIVETGTDTEIYDHPTHPYTQALLSAVPVPDPEAREHRERILLSGDVPSPANPPSGCRFRTRCWKARERCALEVPLLAVPEAFRDAGSPARHDSACHFAEEIHVVPGEQPPPPSGATAV
- a CDS encoding ABC transporter ATP-binding protein, which codes for MLLEVRDLHVEFRTREGVAKAVNGVTYSVDEGETLAVLGESGSGKSVTAQAVMGILDMPPGRITGGQIVFQGRDLLTLKEDERRKVRGARMAMIFQDALSALNPVLTVGDQLAEMYTVHRGMSKKDARARAVELMDRVRIPAARERVGQYPHQFSGGMRQRIMIAMAMALEPELIIADEPTTALDVTVQAQVMELLAELQRELRMGLVLITHDLGVVADVADRIAVMYAGRIVETAPVHDLYKAPAHPYTQGLLDSIPRLDQKGRELYAISGLPPSLTAIPPGCPFHPRCPRARDVCRTDVPPLHEVSDDRRSACHFWRETLHKEPVDAVR
- a CDS encoding ABC transporter permease; translation: MGRYVIRRLLQMIPVFIGTTLLIFLMVYALGDPVAALFGDKAPDPATVARIREDLHLDEPLWKQYLLYMGAIFQGDFGTAFNGQRVTELMASAFPVTLRLTIVAIAIEIVVGITLGVISGLKRGRPLDTGLLILTLVVISVPTFVSGYLLQFLLGVKWGWISPSVSSEARFDELILPGVVLALVSLAYVTRLSRTSIAENTRADYVRTAIAKGLPRRRVITRHLLRNSLIPVVTFIGADVGALMGGAIVTERIFNIHGVGYQLYQGILRNNSPTVVGFVTILVIVFLVANLLVDLLYAVLDPRIRYA
- a CDS encoding peptide ABC transporter substrate-binding protein gives rise to the protein MRGASHPTRRVACAIVVVLAATATACGGGGGDSGGGDGLLSSSWGDPQNPLEPANTNEVQGGKVLDMVFRGLKRYDPETGEARDMVAEKIETTDSQNFTITLKPGWTFSNGEKVTAKSFVDAWNYAAHVDNKQNNAPFFSDIVGYDDVHPESGAAKAKTMRGLVVKDERTFTVALKDKFSTWPDTLGYNAFMPLPQAFFTDHAAWLNKPVGNGPYTVDAYTKGSEMRLRRWDGYKGPDKARNAGVDLRVYTDNNTAYQDLISGNLDLVDDIPAQQLKNVESDLGDRYINQPALLIQTLVFPFYRSEWSRPGMEKVRIGISKAINREQITKQIYQNTRTPAKDWTSPALGDKGGYADTCGDACTYDAAEAKRLINEGGGLPGGRMTLTSNVDTGSHRQWMDAVCNSINNVLGRGPVCTVNPVGTFADFRNQVTGFRMAGPFRSGWQADYPLIQNFLEPLYYTGASANHGKFTNQRFDALVDRANAESDQAAAIKHFQDAEKILAAQMPAIPLWYQSGSAGYTERLSDVKLNQFSVPVYDQIKVG
- a CDS encoding ABC transporter ATP-binding protein produces the protein MTTQTKTEDKPAPTGPQAFLSVRDLRVAFSTEDGVVRAVDGLSFDVERGKTLGIVGESGSGKSVTNLTVLGLHNRKTTDIQGEINLDGQELTTASEKEMEKLRGNKVAMIFQDPLTALSPYYTVGRQLSEPFMKHRGASKKEAKDRAIEMLTKVGIPQPKTRFDDYPHQFSGGMRQRAMIAMSLMCDPELLIADEPTTALDVTVQAQILDLLRDLQQEFGSAIIFITHDLGVIANMADDLLVMYAGRAVERGSVREVLSEPKHPYTWGLLSSMPRLGGDTSEPLVPIPGTPPSLLNPPAGCRFHPRCRFVDEVPGGLCTTERPLLADGRAAACHLTGEQKQSIFIDQIKPRLG